In the genome of Pelobacter seleniigenes DSM 18267, one region contains:
- a CDS encoding nitrogen fixation protein NifQ — MMNEYSDNLLKYVNDPSHVGFIEQPDGIGETGLDGGNVGNRLAVRFTLQVHRERIQKVRFQVFGCGYTIAACAAAAELCEGRKLQDIAGVTSAAINQRLNYSLPAERSYCAELASEALHAAVASARDAARPVAVQLVPEQPDGSPRVQKTDPLYKALLAASVPALSQPEIEDRQMFACLLTVASQDSWPLHPALGLDERATERILATFFPSFDKTLLERYRGNKFPPLPDINADVQTLLQGYLDTEASVQERQAGELLVRILAARASYPGHLWVAMGFFQRSQLSAAIQRHLPRLAAANHNNMRWKRFFFKQVCELNGGILCKNPNCGDCSDYSLCFVDEEEPVLQ, encoded by the coding sequence ATGATGAATGAATATTCCGACAATCTCCTGAAATATGTGAATGATCCGAGTCATGTGGGATTTATTGAACAGCCCGATGGGATCGGCGAAACCGGTCTTGACGGGGGTAACGTCGGCAATCGGCTGGCGGTGCGGTTTACCTTGCAGGTGCACCGTGAACGGATCCAGAAAGTGCGCTTTCAAGTGTTCGGCTGCGGTTATACCATTGCGGCCTGTGCTGCTGCTGCGGAACTGTGTGAAGGGCGCAAGCTTCAGGACATCGCCGGGGTGACCAGCGCGGCGATCAATCAGCGCCTCAATTACAGCCTGCCGGCCGAACGGTCCTACTGCGCAGAACTGGCCAGTGAAGCCCTCCACGCTGCGGTTGCCAGTGCTCGGGATGCGGCACGGCCGGTCGCTGTGCAACTGGTTCCCGAACAGCCTGATGGCAGCCCCCGGGTACAAAAGACCGATCCGCTCTACAAGGCGCTACTGGCCGCCAGCGTTCCGGCTTTGTCTCAACCGGAGATTGAGGACCGGCAGATGTTTGCCTGCCTGCTGACCGTAGCCAGTCAGGATTCCTGGCCGCTTCATCCGGCCCTGGGGCTGGATGAGCGAGCCACGGAGCGGATTCTGGCGACTTTTTTCCCTAGTTTCGACAAGACCTTGCTGGAGCGCTATCGGGGCAATAAGTTTCCGCCCCTGCCGGACATCAACGCGGACGTGCAGACCCTGTTACAGGGTTATCTCGACACCGAGGCTTCCGTTCAGGAACGGCAGGCTGGCGAGTTGCTGGTACGCATTTTAGCGGCCAGAGCGTCTTATCCGGGGCATTTATGGGTGGCCATGGGTTTTTTTCAACGTTCTCAGTTGTCGGCTGCGATTCAACGGCACTTACCCAGGTTGGCTGCTGCCAATCACAACAACATGCGCTGGAAGCGGTTCTTCTTCAAACAGGTTTGTGAATTGAACGGGGGCATCCTGTGCAAAAATCCCAATTGTGGTGACTGCAGCGATTATTCCCTCTGTTTTGTCGATGAAGAAGAACCTGTTCTGCAATGA
- the nifN gene encoding nitrogenase iron-molybdenum cofactor biosynthesis protein NifN, with product MGEVIRKSVKPLQVNPHKLSQPMGATLAFLGVDCCMPLMHGGQGCASFTKVYFTRHFSEPIALQTTAVTDVTAILDGGDYSIVESIKNIHSKVSPKLIGLHTTGLPETKGDDIRGVARQIDCPLVYVNTPDYEGGLESGWALTAKALIDQLVEPRSEINAGKVVLVPHVSMQPIEVEKLKDLIASFGFTVVAVPDLSTSLDGHLGEKQASLSSGGVQVAELKQLADAAYVVTVGHSVKGVAAILQKKNPAIRHQHFNHVSGLVGTDALVGWLLEVSGRDLPGAVVERWRKRLQDAMLDSHFALGQTRFLVVGEPDHLVALSASLSEAGGTVALAVATVDSPVLNEIVAEKIIVGDLEDAEKMSDTYELIIGNCHTEALAHRYGKKTVMRGFPNWEQVGNPLKNDILYEGGAYFLFEIANIASQMHEEQQQRIAAQMKQSA from the coding sequence ATGGGAGAAGTAATTCGCAAATCGGTCAAGCCGCTGCAAGTCAATCCGCACAAACTGTCTCAGCCGATGGGCGCGACCCTGGCCTTCCTCGGGGTTGACTGCTGCATGCCGCTGATGCATGGGGGGCAGGGCTGCGCAAGTTTTACCAAGGTCTACTTTACCCGCCATTTCAGTGAGCCGATCGCTCTGCAGACCACTGCCGTCACGGATGTGACCGCCATTCTTGATGGTGGCGATTACAGTATTGTCGAGTCGATAAAGAACATCCACAGCAAAGTTAGCCCCAAACTGATCGGGCTCCACACCACCGGCCTGCCGGAAACCAAGGGGGATGACATCCGCGGCGTCGCCCGACAGATCGATTGCCCCCTGGTTTATGTGAATACCCCGGACTATGAAGGTGGCTTGGAAAGCGGCTGGGCGCTTACTGCCAAGGCGCTGATCGATCAGCTCGTCGAACCGCGAAGCGAGATCAATGCCGGCAAGGTCGTGCTGGTCCCGCATGTCAGCATGCAGCCGATTGAGGTCGAAAAACTGAAGGATCTCATAGCCAGCTTTGGTTTCACGGTCGTCGCGGTGCCGGACCTGTCCACCTCGCTGGATGGCCATTTGGGGGAGAAGCAGGCTTCTTTGAGCAGCGGTGGCGTCCAAGTCGCAGAGCTTAAACAGTTGGCGGATGCCGCTTATGTGGTGACGGTTGGGCATTCGGTCAAAGGGGTCGCGGCAATCCTGCAGAAAAAGAATCCGGCGATCCGCCATCAGCATTTCAACCATGTCAGCGGACTGGTCGGAACCGATGCCCTGGTGGGCTGGCTTCTCGAAGTCAGCGGGCGGGACCTCCCTGGTGCGGTGGTGGAACGCTGGCGCAAGCGGCTCCAGGATGCCATGCTCGACAGCCATTTTGCCCTTGGCCAGACACGTTTTCTGGTTGTCGGCGAGCCTGATCATCTGGTGGCTTTATCTGCCTCTCTCAGCGAAGCCGGGGGCACCGTTGCCCTGGCGGTGGCAACCGTGGATTCGCCGGTGCTGAATGAAATCGTTGCGGAAAAAATCATCGTTGGTGACCTGGAAGATGCTGAAAAAATGAGCGACACCTACGAGTTGATCATTGGCAACTGTCATACCGAGGCGCTGGCTCACCGCTACGGGAAGAAAACCGTGATGCGCGGCTTTCCCAATTGGGAACAGGTCGGCAATCCCCTGAAAAACGATATTCTTTATGAGGGGGGAGCCTACTTCCTGTTTGAGATCGCCAATATCGCCAGCCAAATGCATGAAGAACAACAGCAACGGATTGCTGCGCAAATGAAACAGAGCGCTTAA
- the nifE gene encoding nitrogenase iron-molybdenum cofactor biosynthesis protein NifE translates to MSAKPKIKDLLDESACEHNKTKKATCNTPTPGATTGGCAIDGAQIALFPFADAAHLVHGPMTCLGGSWETRLTGTSWTGRDLTQMGFTTDININDVVFSGEERLAEAIAYIVSNYSPQAVFVYSTCVTALIGDDLDLVCKQASAQHGIPCVPVHAPGFVGGKNLGSRLAGEAVLRHLVGTLEPEETTPFDINLIGDHNVTGDMWQYKPLLDELGIRVLSTLSGDGRISQIRTAHRARLNVIVCAKALVSLTRKMHEQYGIPWISCSFYGKRDTSNGIMAIAEALGDAALIERTRQLIAREEARLEERLVPYRQVFAGKKAVLNTGGNKAWSIASALQDLGIEVVATSVRKSTEDDKVKAREYLGEKGVLMTTPATQQAKIIDETGADLLLAGGRSLYTAIKKRIAFTDVNQEKKKSYGAYNGLLTLAEDLKNSLQNPVFALVGRKAPWEK, encoded by the coding sequence GTGTCTGCAAAACCGAAAATCAAAGATCTGCTTGACGAAAGCGCCTGCGAGCATAACAAAACCAAAAAAGCGACCTGCAATACGCCGACACCGGGTGCAACAACCGGTGGCTGTGCCATTGACGGTGCCCAGATCGCGTTGTTTCCGTTTGCGGATGCGGCACACCTGGTGCACGGGCCGATGACCTGCCTGGGAGGGAGCTGGGAAACGCGCCTGACCGGGACCAGTTGGACGGGGCGAGATCTGACCCAAATGGGCTTTACCACGGACATCAATATCAATGATGTCGTTTTCAGCGGGGAAGAACGGCTGGCTGAAGCGATTGCTTACATCGTCAGCAATTATTCACCCCAAGCCGTTTTTGTGTATTCAACCTGTGTCACCGCCCTGATCGGGGACGACCTCGACCTTGTCTGCAAGCAGGCTTCTGCACAACATGGCATCCCCTGTGTCCCGGTTCACGCTCCCGGGTTTGTCGGCGGCAAGAACCTGGGCAGCCGGTTGGCCGGGGAGGCGGTTCTGCGACATCTGGTCGGAACTCTGGAGCCCGAAGAAACCACGCCCTTCGATATCAACCTGATCGGTGATCACAATGTCACCGGCGATATGTGGCAGTACAAACCCCTCTTGGATGAATTGGGGATTCGCGTCCTCTCGACCCTGAGCGGGGATGGTCGAATCAGCCAGATCCGCACCGCCCACCGTGCCCGGCTGAATGTGATTGTCTGCGCCAAAGCCCTGGTTTCCCTGACTCGCAAGATGCATGAACAGTATGGTATCCCCTGGATCTCCTGCTCCTTTTACGGCAAGCGCGATACCTCCAATGGCATTATGGCCATTGCTGAAGCCCTGGGCGATGCCGCGCTGATCGAACGGACACGTCAGCTCATCGCTCGTGAGGAAGCCCGTCTGGAAGAGCGGCTGGTCCCTTACCGCCAGGTGTTTGCCGGCAAGAAGGCGGTGCTGAATACCGGCGGGAACAAGGCCTGGTCCATCGCTTCGGCGTTGCAGGACCTGGGGATTGAGGTGGTGGCGACTTCGGTCCGTAAATCGACCGAGGACGATAAGGTCAAAGCGCGGGAATATCTGGGAGAAAAGGGCGTGCTGATGACGACCCCGGCGACCCAGCAGGCCAAGATTATCGACGAAACAGGAGCCGATCTGCTCCTCGCCGGAGGGCGCTCCCTGTATACCGCCATCAAAAAGCGCATCGCCTTTACCGATGTCAATCAGGAGAAAAAGAAAAGCTACGGCGCTTACAACGGTCTGCTGACTCTGGCGGAAGATCTTAAAAACTCGCTGCAGAACCCGGTGTTCGCACTGGTGGGAAGGAAAGCCCCATGGGAGAAGTAA
- a CDS encoding SseB family protein — protein sequence MSPLDEALEKYIADDNEQEQYYRLVLSTDFYVPLDSADSQPGASQPEAVTPLLVEAEGKPYLMLFDSEERLSSWGKKELSFAVLSGAALAGFTPAGLNWAINIGSGFGKELVPDEISWLKELAAMP from the coding sequence ATGAGCCCTTTGGATGAGGCCCTGGAAAAATATATCGCAGACGACAATGAGCAGGAGCAATACTATCGGCTGGTCCTGTCCACGGATTTTTATGTGCCGCTGGACTCGGCGGACAGCCAACCCGGAGCGTCCCAGCCGGAAGCGGTTACACCATTGCTGGTCGAGGCCGAAGGGAAACCTTATCTGATGTTGTTTGACAGTGAGGAACGACTCTCGTCCTGGGGTAAAAAAGAGCTGTCCTTTGCCGTCCTCTCCGGAGCCGCGTTGGCAGGATTCACTCCCGCCGGGCTGAACTGGGCCATCAATATCGGCAGCGGGTTTGGCAAGGAACTGGTTCCGGATGAAATCAGCTGGTTAAAAGAGCTGGCGGCCATGCCTTAA